The following are from one region of the Brienomyrus brachyistius isolate T26 chromosome 4, BBRACH_0.4, whole genome shotgun sequence genome:
- the LOC125739801 gene encoding polymeric immunoglobulin receptor-like produces the protein MASCISQGDGLSVTDSPGQGVFTVTMRSLQRHDTGLYSCAVQAGGEIRAVGDSYSITVINGSPDLSVRDIMVNGEEGGTVTVQCLYSDKDKYTKKTWCRRNMEKSCLQTWHRTETFDRNRTKLHVNNVQRIMTVTLTRLEMKDTDWYWCGVGDLNFPVHITVSHQTQSKLNTEQSMTLK, from the exons ATGGCAAGTTGTATTTCTCAAGGAGACGGGTTGTCAGTCACTGATTCCCCTGGTCAGGGTGTCTTCACAGTGACCATGAGGAGCCTGCAGAGACATGATACTGGCTTATACTCATGTGCTGTACAAGCTGGTGGGGAAATCAGAGCAGTTGGCGATTCATATAGCATTACAGTCATCAATG GTTCTCCAGACCTGTCAGTGAGGGACATCATGGTGAATGGTGAGGAGGGCGGTACTGTCACTGTCCAGTGTCTCTACAGTGACAAAGACAAGTACACCAAGAAGACATGGTGCAGGAGAAACATGGAGAAGTCCTGTTTACAAACATGGCACAGAACAGAGACTTTCGACAGAAACAGAACTAAACTGCATGTCAATAATGTACAAAGAATCATGACTGTAACTCTGACCAGACTGGAGATGAAGGACACAGACTGGTACTGGTGCGGTGTGGGAGACTTAAACTTCcctgttcatattactgtttctCATCAAACACAGAGTAAGCTAAACACGGAACAAAGCATGACTCTCAAATAG